In the Flagellimonas sp. MMG031 genome, one interval contains:
- a CDS encoding Gfo/Idh/MocA family oxidoreductase translates to MNTNNAKSKSRREFIKNTSLASGAFILPSLNTNAMMNVFNEKKLKIALVGCGGRGTGAANQALQADDHLELVAMADIFEDQLNSSYGNLYEKYKDTGKMNVKDKHKFVGFDGFKKAIDLADVVILSTPPGFRPYHFAYAIENDKHVFMEKPVATDAPGIRKVLEIAKLADHKKLNVVVGLQRHYQENYIKTFEHIEKGDLGKIVSGQIYWNSAGVWVRPRKPGQSELEYQMRNWYYFNWICGDHILEQHIHNIDVANWFIGEYPESAQGMGGRMVRTGPDHGEIFDHHFVEFSYPSGAVISSQCRHQPGTMYKVGEAFQGTKGFVNTSDAGIAKIYDISGNELHSIANPEGHNPYQVEHDRLFASIRNKGLINDAEMSAKSTMSAIMGRMATYSGKVIHWEEALASNLQLMPEELKWDSPTPTKPDSEGHYPIPIPGKTNVL, encoded by the coding sequence ATGAATACTAACAATGCAAAGTCCAAATCTCGAAGGGAATTCATCAAGAACACTTCCTTAGCTTCGGGGGCATTCATACTACCCTCATTAAACACCAATGCCATGATGAATGTTTTTAACGAAAAAAAATTGAAAATTGCACTGGTGGGCTGTGGAGGTCGCGGAACTGGAGCAGCCAACCAAGCACTTCAAGCGGATGACCACTTGGAACTTGTGGCCATGGCCGATATCTTCGAGGACCAATTGAACTCCAGTTATGGCAACCTGTATGAAAAATACAAGGATACTGGAAAGATGAACGTAAAGGATAAGCATAAGTTTGTCGGCTTTGATGGATTTAAAAAAGCTATTGATTTGGCCGATGTTGTAATTCTGTCCACACCCCCCGGATTCAGGCCCTACCATTTCGCCTATGCCATAGAAAATGACAAACATGTCTTCATGGAGAAACCGGTGGCCACCGATGCCCCCGGTATTCGAAAAGTACTTGAGATTGCAAAGCTTGCTGATCACAAAAAATTGAACGTTGTGGTAGGACTTCAGCGTCATTATCAAGAAAATTATATCAAGACATTTGAACACATTGAAAAGGGTGATTTAGGAAAAATAGTTTCTGGGCAAATTTATTGGAACAGTGCTGGTGTTTGGGTACGTCCACGAAAACCAGGGCAGTCAGAACTGGAATATCAAATGCGAAACTGGTACTATTTCAACTGGATCTGTGGAGACCATATTCTGGAACAGCATATCCATAATATTGATGTGGCCAATTGGTTCATCGGGGAGTACCCGGAATCCGCCCAGGGAATGGGCGGTAGAATGGTACGGACCGGTCCGGACCATGGGGAAATTTTTGACCATCACTTTGTTGAATTCTCCTATCCCAGCGGAGCCGTCATTTCAAGCCAATGCCGCCATCAGCCTGGAACTATGTACAAAGTGGGTGAGGCGTTCCAAGGCACAAAGGGCTTTGTAAACACAAGCGATGCAGGTATCGCTAAAATATACGACATCTCGGGAAATGAACTGCATTCCATAGCGAATCCCGAAGGACATAACCCGTATCAGGTAGAACATGACCGACTTTTTGCTTCCATTAGGAACAAAGGCCTCATCAATGATGCGGAGATGAGTGCCAAAAGCACGATGAGCGCCATAATGGGTAGAATGGCCACATATAGCGGAAAGGTAATCCATTGGGAGGAGGCCTTGGCCTCTAACCTACAGCTAATGCCAGAGGAGTTGAAATGGGATTCCCCAACACCCACAAAGCCTGATAGCGAAGGACATTATCCCATCCCAATACCGGGCAAAACCAATGTACTTTAA
- a CDS encoding helix-turn-helix transcriptional regulator yields MSFTISINNKMSYRLDIKIEPFDITKRYTQPHRHNKYLELVYFSEGSGFHFIDQEKYEINPPIAFVIKKDEVHHWQIDSTPVGYVVIIKEKFLENTLDKHINAQFQLLEMQKAFPLSADPSLDTLFQIASDLLKEQITEQTIAIEGILKALLAKLLHYAPKRNSSENNIVFRFKQLLKASPKNDVAHYARLLHTSSQNLNAKCRSELGKTASQVIAQHIVQEAKRQLIYTDLSVTEIAFASNFNDASHFVKYFKRFVGMTPLQFKKNKT; encoded by the coding sequence ATGAGTTTCACTATTTCCATTAACAACAAGATGTCATATCGGCTCGATATTAAAATCGAGCCTTTTGACATTACCAAGCGATATACCCAACCCCATCGTCACAACAAGTATTTGGAATTGGTTTATTTTAGTGAAGGTTCGGGATTCCATTTTATAGATCAGGAAAAATATGAGATCAACCCTCCCATTGCCTTTGTCATAAAAAAGGATGAAGTGCACCATTGGCAAATTGATAGTACTCCTGTTGGTTATGTGGTAATCATAAAGGAGAAGTTCTTGGAAAACACCTTGGACAAACATATCAATGCCCAATTCCAGCTACTTGAAATGCAGAAAGCATTCCCCCTTTCGGCTGACCCTTCCCTGGACACATTGTTCCAGATAGCATCCGATCTCCTAAAAGAACAGATAACAGAACAAACCATTGCAATTGAAGGAATCTTGAAAGCGCTGTTGGCCAAATTGTTGCACTATGCTCCCAAAAGAAATTCCTCTGAAAACAACATCGTGTTCCGTTTCAAGCAATTGTTGAAGGCTAGTCCAAAAAATGATGTGGCACATTATGCGCGACTTTTGCATACTTCTTCCCAGAACTTGAACGCCAAGTGTCGCAGTGAGCTTGGAAAGACCGCTTCACAAGTAATTGCTCAACACATTGTCCAGGAGGCAAAACGACAACTTATCTACACCGACCTATCCGTAACCGAGATTGCCTTTGCATCCAACTTTAACGATGCTTCACACTTTGTAAAGTACTTTAAGCGCTTCGTAGGGATGACACCTCTCCAGTTTAAAAAAAACAAAACTTGA
- a CDS encoding TonB-dependent receptor produces MLLKPTLSFILFFSITSSFAQITGKVVDASNQSPLEYATVAFFDQETQQLVKGVITDGEGNFTIEGTKKGMYYLEVSFIGYRTSTISDIEVTNRNLDLDTIPLSIGENRLDEVTVQADRATVINKIDRKIFNATDFQNSQGGNATDVIRNIPSVTVDGLGDIQVRGSSGFVVLLNGNPVQGSAATLLNQLPANSVDRVELITAPSAKYDPEGKAGILNIITKKGAVDGAFAQVNVKGGFPSIERYDNAEAHQRYGVDATYNIIKGNWNISLGANYQRNDLGGRREGDVYTIINDTLTRFPSTGERSFDEVNYSGRLTLDYTPDTTNTYSIGFYAGKRSKDRTADILYFDNHAITPGMGGERVYTTQYFNENLRIRKGDFVLGSLDYTHTFNDSSELSTSLLYEYTLLGGPTTNRNLGFPDTSTVLQDEFNTNDNPLHGIRFQLDYRWTPFSFGQLETGYQFRLLDHTGDFVYERRNNDTGELELVPEFSSEVDLNRKLHSGYVQLTGNKGKWEYSAGTRIEAMNRDFDLRDKTNTIDTTYAYDYVKLFPSASLQYTFKDNTKLKAAYSKRVERTTTFKMNPFPEREHSETLEQGDPTLKPEFIDLFELGVTKNFKGDNSIYATAYVQNVKNLVNRVNTVYNDTILNRIYSNVGKARSLGLELGAQFKPSKNWSNFIGTNLFTYEIDGTFDGRSVDSETFVYSINANSTFDFSESASLQFTFNYISDRNTAQGEDSRFYSPNLTFRKSFLDNRLIATLQWQNIDLGLMDTNEQSITTFRLGEFFTTTNYIYEVDMIILNLSYTFRNGKNRSRFIDSEFGKKEF; encoded by the coding sequence ATGTTGTTAAAACCAACGCTTTCATTCATTTTGTTCTTTAGCATAACTTCATCCTTTGCCCAGATAACAGGAAAAGTTGTTGATGCATCAAATCAATCCCCTTTGGAATACGCCACCGTTGCTTTTTTTGACCAGGAAACGCAACAATTGGTCAAAGGGGTGATTACCGATGGGGAAGGAAACTTTACCATTGAGGGGACCAAAAAGGGAATGTATTATTTGGAGGTGTCCTTCATCGGGTATAGGACCAGTACCATCTCCGATATCGAGGTTACGAACAGGAATCTGGATTTGGATACCATACCACTGTCCATTGGTGAGAACCGGTTGGACGAAGTTACCGTCCAAGCCGATAGGGCCACCGTTATCAATAAAATTGACCGAAAGATCTTTAATGCCACAGATTTTCAGAACAGTCAAGGTGGCAATGCCACAGATGTCATACGGAACATCCCTTCGGTGACCGTTGATGGATTGGGAGATATCCAAGTAAGGGGAAGCAGTGGTTTTGTGGTCCTGCTCAATGGCAACCCGGTTCAGGGCAGTGCCGCTACATTGCTCAACCAGCTTCCTGCCAATTCCGTGGACAGGGTCGAATTGATTACTGCACCCTCGGCCAAATATGATCCTGAGGGCAAGGCCGGAATTCTAAATATTATCACCAAAAAAGGTGCAGTTGATGGTGCCTTTGCCCAGGTCAATGTAAAGGGAGGTTTTCCATCCATTGAAAGATATGACAATGCAGAGGCGCATCAACGCTATGGAGTGGATGCCACTTACAATATTATCAAAGGGAACTGGAACATTTCCCTTGGGGCCAACTACCAACGTAACGATCTTGGAGGAAGACGTGAAGGTGATGTATATACCATTATCAACGATACCTTGACCCGATTTCCCTCGACCGGGGAGAGAAGCTTCGACGAAGTCAATTATAGTGGTAGGTTGACCTTGGACTATACTCCGGATACCACCAACACCTATTCCATTGGCTTTTATGCCGGGAAACGTAGTAAGGACCGAACCGCGGACATCCTCTATTTTGACAACCATGCCATCACACCCGGGATGGGCGGAGAGAGGGTTTATACCACACAATATTTCAATGAGAACCTAAGAATCAGAAAAGGGGATTTTGTACTGGGAAGTTTGGATTATACCCATACCTTCAATGACAGCTCAGAACTTTCAACCTCATTATTGTACGAGTACACCCTTTTGGGAGGCCCAACGACCAACCGTAACCTCGGTTTCCCCGATACCTCGACCGTCTTGCAGGATGAATTCAATACGAACGACAACCCTTTACACGGAATTCGGTTCCAGCTGGATTATAGGTGGACTCCCTTTTCATTTGGGCAATTGGAAACAGGGTACCAGTTCCGATTGTTGGACCATACCGGTGATTTTGTCTATGAACGGAGAAACAATGACACCGGAGAGCTTGAGCTGGTCCCCGAATTTTCGAGTGAGGTGGACCTGAACAGAAAACTCCATTCCGGGTATGTGCAATTGACTGGCAATAAAGGTAAATGGGAGTACTCCGCAGGTACTCGGATCGAAGCAATGAACAGGGATTTTGATCTTAGGGACAAGACAAATACGATTGATACGACCTATGCATATGACTATGTGAAACTCTTCCCTTCGGCATCCTTACAATACACCTTTAAGGACAATACAAAACTGAAGGCCGCGTACAGCAAAAGGGTAGAGCGAACCACAACCTTTAAAATGAACCCCTTTCCGGAGCGTGAACACTCAGAGACCTTGGAGCAAGGGGACCCAACTTTGAAACCTGAATTCATCGACCTGTTCGAACTGGGAGTGACCAAAAATTTTAAAGGGGACAACTCCATCTATGCCACGGCCTATGTTCAGAATGTAAAAAATCTGGTCAATCGGGTCAACACGGTATACAATGATACTATTCTGAACCGTATTTACAGTAATGTCGGAAAGGCACGCTCTTTGGGGCTCGAACTGGGAGCACAGTTCAAGCCCTCCAAAAACTGGTCCAACTTTATCGGAACGAATCTCTTTACATACGAGATAGATGGCACTTTTGATGGAAGGTCTGTGGATTCCGAAACCTTTGTGTATTCCATCAATGCCAACAGTACCTTTGACTTTTCGGAATCTGCATCACTTCAGTTCACCTTCAACTATATTTCGGATAGAAATACTGCCCAGGGAGAGGATTCCCGCTTCTATTCCCCTAACCTGACCTTTAGAAAATCTTTTTTGGATAATCGCCTCATTGCCACATTACAATGGCAAAATATAGACCTCGGACTAATGGACACCAATGAACAAAGCATCACTACTTTTAGACTAGGTGAGTTCTTTACCACCACCAACTATATCTATGAAGTGGACATGATAATTCTGAATCTTTCGTATACCTTTAGAAACGGAAAGAACAGATCAAGGTTCATTGATAGTGAATTTGGTAAAAAAGAGTTTTAA